Proteins from a single region of Akkermansiaceae bacterium:
- a CDS encoding methyltransferase domain-containing protein — MSAVYETTKLVDEYLLFHYGTEADILPDGGDWPAEMRASLGFAERTVKWFTPGNARRGLDLGCAVGRSAFEISRGCAEVIGIDFSHAFIAAAETLRGGKELAYQRLEEGRLKTTLTARAPFAAENLTFQQGDAMSLPESLGTFDRVHAANLLCRLPEPERLLARLPSLVESGGELVLATPCTWLEDFTPIGNWPEGETFDWLADRLGGTFDLLRRGEEPFLIRETARKFQWTRSMMTVWRRK, encoded by the coding sequence ATGAGCGCGGTCTATGAAACCACGAAGCTGGTGGATGAATACCTGCTGTTCCACTACGGCACGGAGGCGGACATCCTGCCGGACGGCGGGGACTGGCCTGCGGAAATGCGGGCCTCCCTGGGCTTCGCGGAACGCACGGTGAAATGGTTCACGCCGGGAAATGCCCGCCGGGGGCTGGACCTGGGATGCGCCGTCGGCCGCTCCGCCTTTGAAATATCACGCGGTTGCGCGGAGGTCATCGGCATCGACTTTTCCCATGCCTTCATCGCCGCCGCGGAGACGCTGCGCGGCGGAAAGGAACTGGCCTACCAACGGCTGGAGGAAGGGCGGCTGAAAACCACCCTCACCGCCCGCGCACCGTTCGCGGCGGAGAACCTCACTTTCCAACAGGGCGACGCGATGTCCCTGCCGGAATCCCTCGGGACCTTCGACCGCGTGCATGCAGCGAACCTGCTGTGCCGCCTGCCGGAGCCGGAGCGGCTGTTGGCACGCCTGCCCTCCCTGGTGGAAAGCGGCGGGGAGCTGGTGCTGGCCACCCCATGCACCTGGCTGGAAGATTTCACCCCCATCGGCAACTGGCCGGAGGGGGAGACGTTCGATTGGCTGGCGGACCGCCTCGGCGGAACCTTCGACCTGCTGCGGCGCGGCGAGGAGCCTTTCCTGATCCGCGAAACGGCCCGCAAGTTCCAGTGGACCCGCTCGATGATGACCGTGTGGAGGAGAAAGTAA
- the tadA gene encoding tRNA adenosine(34) deaminase TadA has translation MPAIHGASRRLAVVAVTRLTVGRPGTFVDQEQNGALKWGARWRRKAGVEEPIIDLHSDAYFMGQALREARRAYNATEVPIGAVIVKEGRVISRAWNQVETLKDATAHAEMLALTAAQNVLGDWRLEGCTLYVTKEPCPMCAGAIVHCRPERVVFGCPDPKGGAAGGWINLLESNPPLNHRCDVTAGILGEECLGLIQGFFREAREKKKLSRMEPDQLPGGGE, from the coding sequence ATGCCCGCCATCCATGGAGCCTCTCGCCGCCTCGCCGTTGTTGCCGTCACGCGGCTGACGGTAGGAAGACCCGGCACTTTTGTCGATCAGGAGCAAAATGGGGCGTTGAAGTGGGGGGCAAGATGGCGCAGGAAAGCGGGCGTGGAGGAACCGATCATCGATTTGCACAGCGACGCCTACTTCATGGGGCAGGCGCTCAGGGAGGCGCGGCGCGCCTACAACGCGACCGAAGTGCCCATCGGCGCGGTGATCGTGAAGGAAGGCCGCGTCATTTCCCGGGCGTGGAACCAGGTGGAAACGCTGAAGGACGCGACGGCCCACGCGGAGATGCTGGCACTGACCGCCGCACAGAACGTGCTGGGTGATTGGCGGCTGGAGGGCTGCACGCTCTACGTGACGAAGGAACCGTGCCCGATGTGCGCCGGGGCGATCGTCCACTGCCGGCCGGAACGGGTCGTCTTCGGCTGCCCGGACCCGAAGGGCGGGGCCGCTGGCGGGTGGATCAACCTGCTGGAGTCGAACCCGCCGCTGAACCACCGCTGCGACGTGACGGCGGGCATTCTGGGCGAGGAGTGCCTGGGTCTGATCCAGGGTTTTTTCCGCGAGGCGCGGGAGAAGAAGAAACTTTCCCGGATGGAGCCGGACCAACTGCCGGGAGGTGGGGAATGA
- a CDS encoding metal-dependent hydrolase has product MDTLTHALAPVILVKICTRRTEDAGWRVLLPIAGAGALPDLLNPHLSLEARVASWSHGLPCWALVTMIFLLGSMLMSRHFRPRTAVACSAAYLFHLVCDAISGGINWLSPFGTFQWGESLAVDPARCPMRAGVLLSFPPRSGLEKAEGAARMKVRPLPVRRDFTIR; this is encoded by the coding sequence ATGGACACGCTGACCCATGCACTGGCCCCGGTGATCCTGGTGAAAATCTGTACCAGGCGTACGGAGGATGCGGGATGGCGTGTCCTGCTCCCCATTGCCGGGGCGGGGGCTTTGCCGGATCTCCTGAATCCTCACCTTTCCCTGGAGGCGAGGGTCGCCAGTTGGTCGCACGGGTTGCCCTGCTGGGCTTTGGTAACGATGATCTTTCTGCTCGGCTCCATGCTCATGTCGCGGCACTTCCGTCCGCGGACGGCGGTAGCCTGTTCCGCCGCCTATCTTTTCCATCTCGTCTGTGATGCCATCTCAGGAGGGATCAACTGGCTCTCCCCATTCGGAACCTTCCAGTGGGGTGAGTCCCTTGCTGTGGATCCCGCTCGATGTCCTATGCGTGCTGGCGTGCTACTATCTTTTCCGCCTCGCTCCGGTCTGGAGAAAGCGGAGGGAGCAGCGCGGATGAAGGTCCGTCCACTCCCGGTGCGCAGGGATTTTACGATTCGTTGA
- a CDS encoding cytochrome c has protein sequence MKSLALLFLGALPLAAQPLLTFNNRPLGSVESPLVINSYLPDPGIDEAVFARHHKGLVAPAYSPKEGRDTKGTEKPDAGLPAAIAVSMGPQLAYVFDPVECRPMYAWQGGFLDFTPYWGDEKRGSRVSKDYVPRLVGTLFYKAEGEHPLSIGGKPIREPEYIGYSLEKGVPRFEFKAGGHVVKAVIRPAKDSFSYEAEWTCDPPAKLAWKEGSFTAEGEGKMLLAFTGKSLGDFHGYEVKVDLSKANVEAGATLFNAYGCSGCHSTDGSKGYGPSLAGLADTMKELEGSAEKVKADAAYLFESIKNPNAKVAKGYPPNYMPPYQLKDVEINSLVLFIQSIAKPE, from the coding sequence ATGAAATCCCTCGCGCTGCTCTTTCTCGGTGCCCTGCCATTGGCGGCGCAACCGTTGCTGACGTTCAACAACCGGCCCCTTGGATCGGTGGAGTCCCCGCTGGTCATCAACTCCTACCTGCCCGACCCGGGGATCGATGAGGCGGTGTTCGCCCGCCATCACAAAGGATTGGTCGCACCCGCCTATAGCCCAAAGGAAGGCCGCGACACCAAGGGGACGGAGAAGCCCGACGCGGGGCTGCCTGCGGCCATCGCCGTGAGCATGGGGCCGCAGCTCGCCTATGTGTTCGACCCGGTGGAATGCCGGCCGATGTATGCTTGGCAGGGTGGTTTCTTGGATTTCACGCCCTATTGGGGGGATGAAAAGCGCGGCTCCCGCGTGTCGAAGGACTACGTGCCGCGGCTGGTGGGGACATTGTTCTACAAGGCGGAGGGGGAGCACCCCCTGAGCATCGGCGGCAAGCCCATCCGTGAGCCGGAATACATCGGCTACTCGCTGGAGAAAGGCGTGCCGCGCTTCGAGTTCAAGGCGGGCGGCCATGTCGTGAAAGCGGTCATCCGTCCGGCGAAGGATTCCTTTTCCTACGAGGCGGAGTGGACCTGCGATCCTCCGGCGAAGCTGGCGTGGAAGGAAGGTTCCTTCACCGCGGAGGGCGAGGGGAAGATGCTCCTGGCGTTCACCGGGAAGAGCCTCGGCGACTTCCACGGCTATGAGGTGAAGGTGGACCTTTCCAAGGCGAACGTGGAGGCGGGTGCCACGCTGTTCAACGCCTATGGCTGCTCCGGCTGCCACTCCACGGATGGCTCGAAGGGCTACGGCCCCAGTCTCGCCGGACTGGCGGACACGATGAAGGAACTGGAAGGCTCGGCCGAGAAGGTGAAGGCGGATGCCGCCTACCTCTTCGAGTCCATCAAGAACCCGAACGCGAAGGTCGCGAAGGGCTATCCACCGAACTACATGCCGCCGTACCAACTGAAGGATGTGGAGATCAACTCGCTCGTCCTTTTCATCCAATCCATCGCCAAGCCCGAATGA
- a CDS encoding trypsin-like peptidase domain-containing protein — protein sequence MNAGIRRLLALGAVFAIAFFAVSALRIWRSGGDLRALVPWLGGQNENFHPETFTLPEKAPLKLDDVELLGRLNDEYARLTQAVVPSVVSIDTASVRTERLLDMWGRLRVNRYPTRGQGSGVIVSSEGHIVTNHHVIAGQQKIQVTLHGGKTYPATLVGEDDLLDIAVIKIQGEGNFTPLKLGDSSEVKVGQMVFAIGNPFGLGETVTQGIISAKERSISDSQPDLFQTDAAINPGNSGGPLVNLRGEIIGINVAIYSQDRENPGFQGVGFSIPSNDVKDALLQILERGRRVRGFLGVGLRDLDPAVMASTGYTGSEGTAILNVVPESPAQTAGIQANDVILRFGSQPVRNRAQLKTLIQRTKIGEKIPIQVWRDGATVDVEVTISEAPANPASENPAPEETPEESRKHLELMGIHVRDLTAQEAIRGYQGIVITQVLADSAAARLVQPGDLIIGVNNARVSQARELLSQLSSPAAGQNTILHVRRGGNTLRVELPDPRER from the coding sequence ATGAACGCTGGAATCCGCCGTCTGCTGGCCCTCGGGGCCGTCTTCGCCATCGCCTTCTTCGCCGTCTCCGCCCTGCGGATCTGGCGTTCCGGAGGGGATCTCAGGGCATTGGTTCCATGGCTGGGCGGGCAGAACGAAAACTTCCACCCGGAGACTTTCACCCTTCCGGAAAAGGCTCCGCTGAAACTTGATGACGTGGAATTGCTGGGCCGCCTGAATGATGAATACGCCCGCCTCACCCAGGCGGTGGTGCCTTCCGTCGTCAGCATCGACACCGCCAGCGTCCGGACCGAGCGGCTGCTCGACATGTGGGGCCGCCTGCGGGTGAACCGCTACCCCACCCGCGGCCAGGGTTCCGGAGTCATCGTCAGCAGCGAGGGCCACATCGTCACCAACCACCACGTCATCGCCGGGCAGCAGAAGATCCAGGTGACCCTGCATGGTGGCAAGACGTACCCCGCCACCCTCGTTGGCGAAGATGACCTGCTGGACATCGCCGTGATCAAGATCCAGGGGGAAGGCAACTTCACCCCCCTCAAGCTCGGAGACTCCTCCGAGGTGAAGGTGGGCCAGATGGTGTTCGCCATCGGCAATCCCTTCGGCCTGGGCGAGACGGTGACCCAGGGCATCATCTCCGCGAAGGAGCGCTCGATTTCCGACAGCCAGCCGGATCTGTTCCAGACGGATGCCGCCATCAACCCCGGCAACTCCGGCGGCCCGCTGGTCAATCTGCGCGGGGAGATCATCGGCATCAATGTCGCCATCTACTCCCAGGACCGTGAGAATCCCGGTTTCCAAGGCGTCGGTTTCTCCATCCCGTCGAACGATGTGAAGGACGCCCTGCTCCAGATCCTGGAGCGCGGACGGCGCGTCAGGGGATTCCTGGGTGTGGGTCTGCGGGATCTGGATCCCGCGGTCATGGCCTCGACCGGCTACACCGGCAGTGAAGGCACCGCGATTCTGAACGTCGTTCCGGAATCCCCCGCCCAGACCGCGGGCATCCAGGCGAATGACGTGATCCTCCGCTTCGGCTCCCAGCCGGTGCGTAACAGGGCCCAACTGAAGACCCTCATCCAGCGCACGAAGATCGGGGAAAAAATACCGATCCAAGTTTGGCGGGACGGCGCGACCGTGGATGTGGAGGTGACCATTTCGGAGGCTCCCGCAAATCCGGCCAGTGAGAATCCCGCTCCGGAGGAAACCCCGGAAGAATCCCGCAAGCACCTCGAACTGATGGGCATTCATGTGAGGGATCTGACCGCCCAGGAGGCCATCCGCGGCTATCAGGGGATTGTCATCACCCAGGTGCTCGCGGATTCGGCCGCGGCCCGGCTCGTCCAGCCGGGGGACCTGATCATCGGCGTGAACAACGCGCGCGTCTCGCAGGCCCGGGAACTGCTTTCCCAGCTCTCATCTCCGGCTGCCGGGCAGAACACCATCCTCCATGTCCGCCGCGGAGGAAACACCCTCCGTGTCGAGCTGCCGGATCCGCGCGAACGCTGA
- a CDS encoding OmpA family protein, whose protein sequence is MQRSKLPYFFLALSAVLAISAVALLFIRPGSPAVVQPPPPTVVETPPEQPEKPELPPAVPNLGEMPAPEKPEDVFKNLGVGVEEVDPSELVARIAKAIEAGDLATAAKLIGKDALDPKTLERLKNLATAEAIKLRQPGGVREVGELELNALARWALELDGPEAGRDRIFLDLRRNKGVWSVEKITLPPAADEPIPKAILADSLGTADAFLQAVLKQDFEFARAFVDPATVSDAKIAGLCILFEEGGYRLRTSKPLRAMFQRKDTVGYLANVETVDAAQSAQFAISLRQPPAPSNWLVSEINLDQLLADYARRVAGGDVYYSPLVKNPQGGDTLALYFEFDEDEINPRTRRQLEIVTMILKSDPGKKITLSGHTDSLGTDGYNRSLSSRRADVVRDYLVSAGVSEAQIITLGKGATQPRRPNVTESGEDDPEGRRANRRTEIYLDF, encoded by the coding sequence ATGCAACGCTCCAAGCTTCCCTACTTCTTCCTCGCGCTTTCCGCCGTGCTGGCGATCTCCGCCGTCGCCCTCCTTTTCATCCGCCCCGGCAGCCCTGCCGTCGTCCAGCCACCGCCGCCCACCGTCGTCGAAACGCCACCGGAGCAGCCGGAAAAACCGGAACTCCCCCCGGCGGTGCCGAACCTCGGCGAGATGCCCGCGCCCGAGAAGCCGGAGGATGTCTTCAAAAACCTGGGTGTGGGTGTGGAGGAAGTCGATCCCTCGGAGCTGGTCGCACGCATCGCCAAGGCGATCGAGGCCGGGGACCTCGCGACCGCCGCAAAGCTCATCGGCAAGGACGCGCTCGATCCGAAGACGCTGGAGCGCCTGAAAAATCTGGCCACCGCCGAAGCGATCAAGCTCCGCCAGCCGGGCGGCGTGCGGGAAGTCGGTGAGCTGGAGTTGAACGCGCTCGCCCGCTGGGCGCTCGAACTCGATGGTCCGGAAGCCGGCCGCGACCGCATTTTCCTCGATCTCCGCCGCAACAAGGGCGTCTGGTCCGTCGAGAAAATCACCCTCCCTCCGGCGGCCGATGAACCCATCCCGAAGGCGATCCTCGCGGATTCCCTCGGAACGGCGGACGCCTTCCTGCAGGCGGTCCTCAAGCAGGACTTCGAGTTCGCCCGCGCCTTCGTCGATCCCGCCACCGTCTCCGACGCGAAGATCGCCGGACTGTGCATCCTCTTCGAGGAGGGCGGCTACCGTCTGCGCACGTCCAAGCCATTGCGCGCGATGTTCCAGCGCAAGGACACCGTGGGCTATCTGGCGAACGTGGAGACGGTGGACGCCGCGCAGTCCGCCCAGTTCGCCATCTCCCTGCGCCAGCCTCCGGCTCCCTCCAACTGGCTCGTTTCCGAGATCAACCTCGACCAGCTCCTCGCGGACTATGCCCGCCGCGTCGCCGGGGGGGACGTCTATTACTCCCCGCTGGTGAAGAATCCGCAGGGAGGGGACACGCTCGCGCTTTACTTCGAGTTCGACGAGGACGAGATCAACCCGCGCACCCGCCGCCAGCTTGAGATCGTGACCATGATCCTCAAGTCCGATCCGGGCAAAAAGATCACGCTTTCCGGCCACACCGACTCGCTGGGGACGGATGGCTACAACCGCAGCCTTTCCTCCCGCCGCGCGGACGTCGTGCGCGACTACCTGGTGAGCGCCGGAGTATCCGAGGCGCAGATCATCACGCTGGGCAAAGGGGCCACGCAGCCCCGCCGCCCCAACGTCACCGAAAGCGGCGAGGACGACCCGGAAGGCCGCCGCGCCAACCGCCGGACCGAAATCTACCTGGATTTCTGA
- a CDS encoding nucleoside hydrolase, giving the protein MLKHLALLFLSASLAHAQPVPIIFDTDMGNDVDDAMALAMIHSLEKRGACKLLAVTVTKDHPKAAAYIDALNTFYGQPDIPIGVVRDGPAKEEGKYLKATDDEAKYPRDLKSGADAPDALVLLRKTLAAQPDQSVTLIQVGFFTNFARLLDTPGDEHSPLNGRDLIAKKVKLLSIMAGAFQTIGGHDNHYIEYNVKYDIPAARKLADEWPSPIVWSGFEIGIAAAYPHQSIERDFNYVPHHPVKESYYLYNPPPHDRPTWDLTSVLAAVYPDRGYFTLSVPGTVTVGEDGFTRFSKKDKGRDQFLIMDAAQAARVREACVHLTAEPPAR; this is encoded by the coding sequence ATGCTGAAACATCTGGCCCTGCTTTTCCTTTCCGCATCCCTCGCCCACGCGCAGCCCGTCCCCATCATCTTCGACACGGACATGGGCAACGATGTGGACGACGCCATGGCGCTGGCCATGATCCACAGCCTGGAAAAGCGTGGTGCCTGCAAGCTGCTGGCGGTCACCGTCACCAAGGACCACCCGAAGGCCGCCGCCTACATCGATGCGCTCAACACCTTCTACGGCCAGCCGGACATCCCCATCGGCGTCGTCCGGGACGGCCCGGCGAAGGAGGAGGGCAAGTACCTCAAAGCCACCGATGACGAGGCGAAATACCCGCGCGACCTGAAAAGCGGGGCTGATGCGCCGGATGCGCTGGTCCTTCTGCGCAAGACGCTGGCCGCCCAGCCGGACCAGTCCGTCACCCTCATCCAGGTCGGTTTCTTCACCAACTTTGCCCGCCTTCTGGACACACCGGGGGATGAGCATTCGCCGCTCAACGGCCGCGATCTCATCGCTAAAAAGGTGAAGCTCCTCAGCATCATGGCGGGGGCCTTCCAGACCATCGGCGGTCACGACAACCACTACATCGAGTACAACGTCAAATATGACATCCCCGCAGCACGGAAGCTGGCGGACGAATGGCCGTCGCCCATCGTCTGGAGCGGCTTCGAGATCGGCATCGCCGCGGCCTACCCGCACCAGAGCATCGAGCGGGACTTCAACTACGTGCCGCATCATCCGGTGAAGGAGTCCTACTACCTTTACAATCCGCCGCCGCACGACCGCCCCACCTGGGACCTGACCTCCGTCCTCGCGGCCGTCTATCCCGACCGTGGTTATTTCACCCTTTCCGTTCCCGGTACCGTCACCGTGGGGGAGGATGGATTCACCCGCTTCAGCAAAAAGGACAAGGGCCGAGACCAGTTCCTCATCATGGATGCAGCCCAGGCCGCCCGCGTCCGGGAAGCCTGCGTCCATCTGACCGCGGAGCCTCCGGCCCGTTGA
- the rpe gene encoding ribulose-phosphate 3-epimerase, with protein MIPRTFQDRVIAPSLLAADFSRVREETTRAIHSGADWMHLDVMDGHFVDNISFGPAMVQAVHETNDIFLDVHLMISRPDHYLPRFIAAGSDLITVHVEADHDVAETLKRIREGGCLAGLALNPATPIEKALPFLDQIDLLLCMTVVPGFGGQAFMPEMLPKIEAAAKLREERGLTYHIEVDGGIDVKTAAPCAAAGANVFVAGSSTFKAPDMAKAISAIRGV; from the coding sequence GTGATTCCCAGAACTTTCCAAGACCGCGTCATCGCTCCCTCGCTGCTCGCCGCCGACTTTTCCCGGGTGCGGGAGGAAACCACCCGTGCCATCCACTCCGGCGCGGACTGGATGCACCTGGATGTGATGGACGGCCATTTCGTGGACAACATTTCCTTCGGCCCGGCCATGGTGCAGGCCGTGCATGAGACGAACGACATCTTCCTGGACGTGCACCTCATGATCTCCCGCCCGGACCACTACCTGCCGCGCTTCATCGCCGCCGGGTCCGACCTCATCACCGTCCATGTGGAGGCGGACCATGACGTGGCGGAGACGCTGAAGCGCATCCGCGAGGGCGGCTGCCTGGCCGGTCTCGCGCTCAATCCCGCCACGCCTATCGAGAAAGCCCTGCCGTTCCTCGACCAGATCGACCTCCTGCTGTGCATGACCGTGGTCCCCGGCTTCGGCGGGCAGGCCTTCATGCCGGAAATGCTGCCGAAGATCGAGGCGGCGGCGAAGCTCCGCGAGGAACGCGGCCTCACCTACCACATCGAGGTGGACGGCGGGATCGATGTGAAAACCGCCGCTCCCTGCGCCGCTGCGGGGGCGAATGTCTTCGTCGCAGGTTCCTCGACCTTCAAGGCTCCGGACATGGCGAAGGCAATTTCCGCGATCCGCGGCGTTTAG
- a CDS encoding thioredoxin family protein, producing MKTTATFYHAGCPVCVEAEQTLALALDPSRFQVEIVHLGEQAARVGEAKEAGVKSVPAIVINGQPFHINFGAPIEALG from the coding sequence ATGAAAACCACCGCCACCTTCTACCACGCAGGTTGCCCGGTCTGTGTCGAAGCGGAGCAAACCCTCGCCCTCGCCCTCGATCCCTCCCGCTTCCAGGTGGAGATCGTCCACCTCGGCGAACAGGCGGCCCGCGTGGGCGAAGCCAAGGAAGCCGGAGTCAAATCCGTCCCCGCCATCGTCATCAACGGCCAGCCGTTCCACATCAACTTCGGCGCCCCCATCGAGGCCCTCGGTTGA
- a CDS encoding helix-turn-helix transcriptional regulator: MPTERKQKFIPLRERRNYHRFEDVIGCKWSTSVVAAVAGGTKRPGELERYIPGISTKVLNERLRKLLEFGVLVRTVHAGLPAHVEYDLTEAGMKLAGLLEQVRLLNLEHAEEGDGVSMP; encoded by the coding sequence ATGCCAACGGAGAGGAAGCAGAAGTTCATCCCGCTGCGGGAGCGGAGGAACTACCACCGGTTCGAGGACGTCATCGGGTGCAAATGGAGCACCTCCGTGGTGGCGGCGGTGGCGGGTGGGACGAAGCGTCCCGGGGAACTGGAGCGCTACATCCCGGGCATATCAACCAAGGTGCTGAACGAACGGCTGCGGAAGCTGCTGGAGTTCGGCGTGCTGGTGCGGACGGTGCACGCGGGACTGCCGGCTCATGTGGAATATGACCTGACGGAGGCGGGGATGAAGCTTGCCGGACTGCTGGAGCAGGTGCGGCTGCTGAACCTGGAACACGCTGAGGAGGGTGATGGAGTATCCATGCCGTAG
- a CDS encoding sugar kinase, translating to MPLTIKPKSECAFDQISLGEVMLRLDPGEGRIRTARNFAAWEGGGEYNTSRGLRKCFGYKTAVVTAFVDNEVGHLIEDFIMQGGVATDFIQWREDDGIGRNVRNGLNFTERGFGVRGAVGNPDRGNTAASQLKPGDIDWDHIFGKLGVRWFHTGGIFAALSETTAALTVEAVKAANKYGTIVSYDLNYRPSLWKTIGGLQKAQEVNREIAKYVDVMIGNEEDFTASLGFEVEGVDHNISSIETEAFKKMIETAVKDFPNFKVAATTLRTVHTATVNDWSAILWHDGQFHESRSYDKLEILDRVGGGDSFASGVQFGFLEFNDAKKAVEYGAAHGALASTTPGDTSMATRKEVEKQISGGGARVVR from the coding sequence ATGCCACTGACCATCAAACCGAAGTCCGAATGTGCCTTTGACCAAATCTCGCTGGGCGAGGTGATGCTGCGCCTGGATCCCGGCGAGGGCCGCATCCGGACCGCCCGCAACTTCGCCGCCTGGGAGGGCGGTGGGGAATACAACACGTCCCGCGGCCTGCGGAAATGCTTCGGCTACAAGACCGCCGTGGTGACCGCCTTCGTGGACAACGAGGTGGGCCACCTGATCGAGGACTTCATCATGCAGGGCGGCGTGGCCACGGACTTCATCCAGTGGCGCGAGGACGACGGCATCGGCCGGAATGTCCGCAACGGCCTGAACTTCACCGAGCGTGGCTTCGGCGTCCGCGGTGCGGTGGGGAACCCGGACCGTGGCAACACCGCCGCGTCCCAGCTCAAGCCGGGTGACATCGACTGGGACCACATTTTCGGCAAGCTGGGCGTCCGCTGGTTCCACACCGGCGGCATCTTCGCCGCCCTTTCCGAAACGACCGCCGCGCTCACCGTCGAGGCCGTGAAGGCCGCGAACAAGTACGGCACCATCGTTTCCTACGACCTCAACTACCGTCCGTCCCTCTGGAAGACCATCGGTGGCCTGCAGAAAGCGCAGGAGGTCAACCGCGAGATCGCGAAGTATGTCGATGTGATGATCGGCAACGAAGAGGACTTCACCGCCTCCCTCGGCTTCGAGGTGGAGGGCGTGGACCACAACATTTCCTCCATCGAGACGGAAGCGTTCAAGAAGATGATCGAGACCGCGGTGAAGGATTTTCCGAACTTCAAGGTGGCGGCCACCACGCTGCGCACCGTCCACACCGCGACCGTCAACGACTGGTCCGCGATCCTCTGGCACGACGGCCAGTTCCATGAAAGCCGGAGCTACGACAAGCTGGAGATCCTCGACCGTGTCGGCGGCGGCGACAGCTTCGCCTCCGGTGTGCAGTTCGGCTTCCTCGAGTTCAATGACGCGAAGAAAGCCGTCGAATACGGCGCGGCCCACGGCGCCCTCGCCTCCACCACCCCGGGTGACACCTCCATGGCCACCCGCAAGGAAGTGGAGAAGCAGATCAGCGGCGGCGGCGCGCGCGTCGTGAGGTGA
- a CDS encoding type II toxin-antitoxin system Phd/YefM family antitoxin gives MNISVTQFKARCLGVVERVQKEKVSVVITRHGKPAAELVPIQASTPGELFGRSKGSTVILGEILTTDEHWDAEN, from the coding sequence ATGAACATCTCGGTAACCCAGTTCAAGGCCCGGTGTCTCGGGGTGGTTGAGAGAGTCCAGAAAGAAAAGGTGAGCGTGGTGATCACCCGCCACGGAAAACCCGCCGCAGAGCTGGTCCCGATCCAAGCCAGCACGCCCGGCGAATTGTTCGGCCGCTCGAAGGGATCCACCGTTATCCTGGGAGAAATCCTGACGACCGATGAGCACTGGGACGCCGAAAATTGA
- a CDS encoding type II toxin-antitoxin system VapC family toxin: MSTGTPKIENLVAAVFDTHVWVWAAAGDPRAEKLRAFSGTAVISAISQWEVAMLEMKGRLALKPDAETWFSANLEAPVALAPLTAEISLESCRLEDFHGDPADRIIVATALTLGLPLLTADEKIIRWNEAVKALQVIAI; the protein is encoded by the coding sequence ATGAGCACTGGGACGCCGAAAATTGAGAATCTGGTCGCCGCCGTGTTCGATACCCATGTCTGGGTATGGGCGGCCGCCGGGGACCCACGCGCGGAGAAGCTCAGGGCCTTCTCCGGCACCGCTGTCATCTCCGCGATTTCCCAATGGGAGGTCGCGATGCTGGAGATGAAGGGCCGCCTCGCTTTGAAGCCGGATGCCGAGACCTGGTTCTCCGCCAATCTGGAAGCACCCGTCGCGTTGGCTCCCCTCACCGCGGAGATCTCACTGGAAAGCTGCCGGCTGGAGGATTTCCATGGCGACCCGGCGGACCGGATCATCGTGGCCACCGCCCTCACGCTCGGTCTTCCCCTCCTTACCGCGGACGAAAAGATCATCCGCTGGAATGAAGCGGTGAAGGCCCTGCAGGTGATCGCGATCTGA